The Alkalibacter saccharofermentans DSM 14828 genome has a window encoding:
- a CDS encoding PTS fructose transporter subunit EIIC: MNDLRLIFKDTRKHLMTGVSYMIPFVVAGGILLALSVVIYGEGAVPLEGTWLNDLFFIGVAGFELMIPILAGYIAFSISDRAGIAPAAIAAHVGNKMGAGFFGAILAGIIGGVVVYYLKKIKVPETLRSIMPIFVIPIIGTFITAGFMQWGLATPIAALTNALTGWLQGMSTTNFVLLAIIIGLMEAFDMGGPVNKVAYAFVILSVGEGIYTIPGVSAVGVAVPSIGMGLATFLAPKKYTPEEKEAGRAALLMGTVGITEGAIPFAAADPIKVIPSIMVGGATGTAVAAIFNVQCMVAWGGLIVLPAIIGKVGFLIALAAGSVVTALMVNALKKPVSERVMKDIKTCSDEFEVSID, from the coding sequence ATGAATGATTTAAGACTTATTTTCAAGGACACAAGAAAGCATCTGATGACGGGGGTATCCTACATGATACCATTTGTAGTAGCGGGCGGTATTTTGCTGGCGCTGTCAGTTGTAATCTACGGTGAAGGAGCGGTTCCCTTAGAGGGAACATGGCTAAACGATCTGTTTTTTATCGGAGTAGCCGGATTCGAACTGATGATTCCGATATTGGCGGGTTACATTGCATTTTCCATATCTGATAGGGCAGGAATCGCACCTGCTGCGATAGCGGCTCACGTTGGCAATAAAATGGGAGCAGGGTTTTTTGGAGCGATACTGGCGGGTATAATAGGTGGCGTCGTGGTTTATTATCTAAAAAAGATAAAAGTTCCGGAAACGTTGAGATCTATAATGCCAATATTTGTTATACCTATAATTGGTACATTCATTACAGCAGGATTTATGCAGTGGGGATTGGCCACTCCTATAGCGGCATTGACAAATGCTCTTACAGGCTGGCTTCAAGGTATGTCTACAACGAATTTCGTTTTATTGGCAATAATAATTGGTCTTATGGAAGCATTCGACATGGGTGGTCCTGTAAATAAGGTAGCATATGCTTTCGTTATACTTTCAGTAGGAGAAGGAATATACACGATTCCCGGAGTATCAGCTGTCGGAGTCGCGGTGCCATCTATTGGAATGGGACTAGCTACTTTCCTGGCACCTAAAAAGTATACTCCTGAAGAAAAAGAAGCAGGTAGAGCTGCCTTGTTGATGGGTACCGTCGGTATTACAGAGGGCGCTATACCTTTTGCAGCAGCAGACCCGATTAAAGTCATTCCATCTATCATGGTTGGTGGAGCTACAGGTACGGCAGTTGCTGCGATATTTAATGTTCAGTGCATGGTCGCGTGGGGCGGACTTATAGTATTGCCTGCAATTATAGGCAAGGTTGGATTCCTGATAGCATTAGCTGCTGGTTCTGTAGTTACAGCTTTGATGGTGAATGCATTAAAAAAACCTGTATCTGAAAGAGTGATGAAGGATATTAAGACCTGTTCAGACGAATTTGAAGTAAGCATTGATTGA
- a CDS encoding fructose PTS transporter subunit IIA, which translates to MEKLINEKLIFLKEELDSKDEIITFMASKINDEDRLHDMDKYIECVYERENSFPTCVGFHVAIPHGKSGSVKTPTLAFVSLKNDVVWHCDDSVKLVFMIAVPSEYEGNFHLKVLAELSKNLMHDEFREKLLCSEDKGEIESMLSFSIV; encoded by the coding sequence ATGGAAAAATTGATAAATGAAAAACTGATTTTTTTAAAAGAAGAGCTGGATTCTAAAGATGAAATAATTACATTTATGGCTTCAAAAATCAATGATGAGGATAGGCTGCACGATATGGACAAGTACATTGAATGCGTCTATGAGAGAGAAAATAGCTTTCCCACATGTGTAGGATTTCATGTAGCGATTCCCCATGGGAAATCCGGTAGCGTTAAAACACCTACTTTGGCATTCGTGAGTTTGAAAAACGACGTAGTATGGCATTGTGATGACAGCGTGAAACTGGTATTTATGATTGCTGTCCCTTCTGAGTATGAAGGCAATTTTCATCTAAAGGTACTGGCTGAGCTGTCAAAAAATTTGATGCATGACGAGTTCAGAGAAAAGCTTTTATGTTCAGAAGACAAAGGAGAAATAGAATCCATGCTTTCGTTTTCCATTGTTTAA